A single Actinomycetota bacterium DNA region contains:
- a CDS encoding SPFH domain-containing protein has product MSVIVVLAAIAFVMFVVVVSAVKIIRPYERGLVERLGKYHATEEPGLRLIFPFIDRMVRVDMRERVVDVPPQEVITSDNVVVSVDAVVYYEATDPRRLVYNVVDFYMAVTKLAQTNLRNVVGDMQLDEALTSRDTINTKLREILDDATDKWGTRVVRVEIQRIDPPNDVMSAMHEQMKAERTRRAVVTAASGEREAAITRAEGAKQSAILEAQGLRESAILAAEGEASATRTAAEAERFRQEAVAEGEAAAIRAVYQAIHDGRPTSELIAIKYLEALATIADGHATKLFLPTELSSVLGALGGMKELFQAMDGAAHDGAPARH; this is encoded by the coding sequence ATGTCGGTCATCGTCGTGCTGGCGGCCATCGCCTTTGTGATGTTCGTGGTGGTCGTCAGCGCCGTGAAGATCATCCGGCCCTACGAGCGGGGCCTGGTCGAGCGGCTCGGCAAGTACCACGCCACCGAGGAGCCGGGCCTGCGGCTGATCTTCCCGTTCATCGACCGCATGGTGCGTGTCGACATGCGTGAGCGGGTGGTCGACGTGCCGCCCCAGGAGGTCATCACGTCGGACAACGTGGTCGTGTCAGTGGACGCCGTCGTCTACTACGAGGCCACCGACCCCCGGCGGCTCGTCTACAACGTCGTCGACTTCTACATGGCCGTCACCAAGCTGGCCCAGACCAACCTGCGCAACGTGGTCGGGGACATGCAGCTCGACGAGGCCCTGACCTCCCGGGACACGATCAACACCAAGCTGCGGGAGATCCTCGACGACGCCACCGACAAGTGGGGCACCCGGGTGGTGCGGGTGGAGATCCAGCGCATCGACCCGCCCAACGACGTGATGAGCGCCATGCACGAGCAGATGAAGGCCGAGCGCACCCGGCGGGCGGTCGTCACCGCCGCGTCCGGTGAGCGGGAGGCGGCCATCACCCGGGCCGAGGGGGCCAAGCAGTCGGCCATCCTCGAGGCCCAGGGCCTGCGCGAGTCGGCCATCTTGGCGGCCGAAGGCGAGGCCTCGGCCACCCGCACGGCGGCCGAGGCCGAACGCTTCCGCCAGGAGGCGGTGGCCGAGGGCGAGGCGGCCGCCATCCGCGCCGTCTACCAGGCCATCCACGACGGCCGGCCCACGTCGGAGCTGATCGCCATCAAGTACCTCGAGGCCCTGGCCACCATCGCCGACGGCCACGCCACCAAGCTGTTCCTGCCGACCGAGCTCAGCTCCGTCTTGGGCGCCCTGGGCGGCATGAAGGAGCTGTTCCAGGCCATGGACGGCGCGGCCCACGACGGCGCCCCCGCCCGCCACTGA
- a CDS encoding Bax inhibitor-1 family protein: MSTAPPSYQPVATQDERTRSDFVIRVYQHLALAIVAFVGIEAFFFTTGIARSLYEIIAGSPSAWLLVLGGFMIVNWLAVNASHDVLNPSKQYAGLFALAVAEALIFAPFLYLLFNVADAGSTVWSAAFVTAVGFAGLSVVGYNTRKDLSYMKPIMKWGFVAALVLIVSSLLFGFNLGVWFSVAMIALAGGSILYQTQTIMRQYPAEAYVGAAVQLFASVMLLFWYVLRLFAAMRR, encoded by the coding sequence ATGTCAACCGCCCCCCCGAGCTACCAGCCCGTAGCCACCCAGGACGAGAGGACGCGCTCGGACTTCGTCATCCGGGTGTACCAGCACCTGGCGCTGGCCATCGTCGCCTTCGTCGGCATCGAGGCGTTCTTCTTCACCACCGGGATCGCCCGCAGCCTCTACGAGATCATCGCCGGCAGCCCGTCGGCCTGGCTCCTGGTGCTGGGCGGGTTCATGATCGTCAACTGGCTGGCCGTCAACGCCTCCCACGACGTGCTCAACCCGTCCAAGCAGTATGCCGGGCTGTTCGCCCTGGCCGTGGCCGAGGCCCTGATCTTCGCCCCGTTCCTCTACCTGCTGTTCAACGTGGCCGACGCCGGCTCGACGGTCTGGTCGGCCGCGTTCGTGACGGCCGTGGGCTTCGCCGGCCTGAGCGTGGTCGGCTACAACACCCGCAAGGACCTGTCCTACATGAAGCCCATCATGAAGTGGGGTTTCGTGGCCGCCCTGGTGCTGATCGTGTCCTCGCTCCTGTTCGGGTTCAACCTCGGGGTCTGGTTCTCGGTGGCCATGATCGCCCTGGCCGGCGGTTCGATCCTCTACCAGACCCAGACCATCATGCGGCAGTACCCGGCCGAGGCCTACGTGGGGGCGGCCGTGCAGCTCTTCGCCTCGGTGATGCTGCTGTTCTGGTATGTCCTGCGCCTCTTCGCGGCGATGCGGCGATAG
- a CDS encoding septum formation family protein, whose product MARGVGIGALLAATLVLRVVVNVGLLDGDRPSPRDRWVAQVPAATHPFVDTVSPRDLGPGACLDRAPYLLARVVACGQGHIAEIVTVFAVEGEPGRPYPPVNDLVRQALGRCRSDVDAYAGVAAGRPRPAHFVAVPASSDWDRGERRVVCYVTGPGGDPLVGSVRAGPAPAGPA is encoded by the coding sequence GTGGCGCGGGGAGTGGGCATCGGCGCGTTGCTGGCGGCAACGCTGGTCCTGAGGGTCGTGGTGAACGTCGGGTTGCTCGACGGCGACCGCCCTAGCCCCCGCGACCGGTGGGTGGCGCAGGTGCCAGCGGCGACGCACCCGTTCGTCGACACGGTGTCACCTCGCGACCTGGGCCCTGGGGCCTGCCTCGACCGGGCCCCCTACCTCCTCGCTCGCGTCGTGGCCTGCGGACAGGGCCACATAGCCGAGATCGTCACGGTCTTCGCCGTCGAGGGCGAGCCAGGCCGGCCCTACCCGCCCGTGAACGATCTCGTCCGGCAGGCACTGGGCCGCTGCCGGTCCGATGTCGATGCGTACGCCGGGGTGGCGGCGGGCCGACCCCGGCCCGCTCATTTCGTGGCCGTCCCTGCCTCCTCGGACTGGGACCGCGGTGAACGCCGGGTCGTCTGCTACGTGACCGGCCCCGGGGGCGATCCTCTCGTGGGCTCGGTCAGGGCCGGTCCCGCGCCCGCCGGGCCGGCCTAG
- the leuS gene encoding leucine--tRNA ligase: MSTEGQTEQGYDAQQTERKWQARWRETGAYQVDNGDPRPHFYCLCMYPYPSGPAHMGHVRNYTFGDLIVRHRTMSGYAVLSPIGFDSFGLPAENAAIRSGVHPRPFTDERIGELRASLERLGSMYDWRREVRSHDPEYMRWTQWIFLRLWEAGLAYRKKAPVNWCPGCQTVLANEQVLADGTCERSGDVVSRRDLEQWFFKITDYAEQLLDDLDGLDWPERVKVMQRNWIGRSEGAEFDLAVAGREGVSITVFTTRPDTSFGMTYVVLAPEHPLVESLTTPEQAAAVEAFVAHVSQESDVDRMSSEGPLSKRGVFTGSYAVNPFNDQPVPIYLADYVLMTYGTGAIMAVPGEDQRDWDFAKAYDLPIVRTVQPPEGWEGEAYTGDGPAINSRWLDGLGKAEAIAKAIEFLEERGIGRRTVNYRLRDWLLSRQRYWGCPIPIVNCPEHGAVGVPDDQLPVALPDDVEFRPTGESPLRFHQGFLNAPCPKCGAPSVRETDTMDTFVDSSWYFLRFCDPTNRSAPFDPAVVESWMPVDQYIGGIEHAILHLMYARFFTKALADLGVAPKDMREPFARLFTQGMIRMGGSKMSKSKGNLVAPSKYFESVGADALRLFHLFVGPPADDVDWSEQSDEVIEGCRRFLQRVWRLGVAEPVAGDNDLERATHRLIERVSGDYERWSYNTAVAATMEFTNLLTKRGGGDGLAVDTLLLLMAPMVPHLTAELWERRHPGEHVHDQRWPVADPELARAETATMVVQVNGKVRDRIEVDAGVGAKDMERLALASDKVTAALEGRAPRKVITVPPKLVNLVV, encoded by the coding sequence GTGAGCACCGAGGGCCAGACCGAGCAGGGCTACGACGCCCAGCAGACCGAGCGCAAGTGGCAGGCCCGGTGGCGGGAGACGGGCGCCTACCAGGTCGACAACGGCGACCCCCGGCCCCACTTCTACTGCCTGTGCATGTACCCCTACCCGAGCGGCCCGGCCCACATGGGCCACGTGCGCAACTACACCTTCGGCGACCTGATCGTGCGCCACCGCACGATGTCGGGCTACGCCGTGCTCTCGCCCATCGGGTTCGACTCGTTCGGGCTGCCGGCCGAGAACGCCGCCATCCGCTCGGGCGTGCACCCCCGGCCGTTCACCGACGAACGCATCGGTGAGCTGAGGGCCTCGCTGGAGAGGCTGGGGTCGATGTACGACTGGCGCCGCGAGGTGCGCAGCCACGACCCCGAATACATGCGCTGGACGCAGTGGATCTTCCTGCGCCTGTGGGAGGCGGGCCTGGCCTACCGCAAGAAGGCCCCGGTGAACTGGTGCCCCGGCTGCCAGACGGTGCTGGCCAACGAGCAGGTGCTGGCCGACGGCACGTGCGAGCGCTCGGGCGACGTGGTCAGCCGCCGGGACCTCGAGCAGTGGTTCTTCAAGATCACCGACTACGCCGAGCAGTTGCTCGACGACCTCGACGGCCTCGACTGGCCCGAGCGGGTCAAGGTCATGCAGCGCAACTGGATCGGGCGCTCGGAGGGGGCCGAGTTCGACCTGGCTGTGGCTGGCCGCGAAGGCGTCTCGATCACCGTGTTCACCACCCGGCCCGACACGTCCTTCGGGATGACCTATGTCGTCCTGGCCCCCGAGCACCCGCTGGTGGAGTCGCTCACGACCCCCGAGCAGGCGGCCGCGGTGGAGGCGTTCGTGGCCCACGTCAGCCAGGAGTCCGACGTCGACCGGATGTCGTCGGAGGGCCCGCTGTCGAAGCGGGGCGTGTTCACCGGGTCGTACGCCGTGAACCCGTTCAACGACCAGCCCGTGCCTATCTACCTGGCCGACTACGTGCTGATGACCTACGGCACGGGCGCCATCATGGCCGTGCCCGGCGAGGACCAGCGCGACTGGGACTTCGCCAAGGCCTACGACCTGCCCATCGTCCGCACGGTCCAGCCCCCCGAGGGCTGGGAGGGTGAGGCCTACACGGGCGACGGCCCGGCCATCAACAGCCGGTGGCTGGACGGGCTGGGCAAGGCCGAGGCCATCGCCAAGGCCATCGAGTTCCTGGAGGAACGGGGCATCGGGCGGCGCACGGTCAACTACCGCCTGCGGGACTGGTTGCTGTCGCGCCAGCGCTACTGGGGTTGCCCCATCCCCATCGTCAACTGCCCCGAGCACGGGGCCGTGGGCGTGCCCGACGACCAACTGCCGGTGGCCCTGCCCGACGACGTCGAGTTCCGGCCCACGGGCGAGTCGCCGCTGCGCTTCCACCAGGGGTTCCTGAACGCCCCCTGCCCGAAGTGCGGCGCGCCGTCGGTGCGCGAGACCGACACCATGGACACGTTCGTCGACTCGTCGTGGTACTTCCTGCGCTTCTGCGACCCGACGAACCGCTCGGCCCCGTTCGACCCGGCCGTCGTGGAGTCGTGGATGCCCGTCGACCAGTACATCGGGGGCATCGAGCACGCCATCTTGCACCTCATGTACGCCCGGTTCTTCACCAAGGCCCTGGCCGACCTGGGGGTGGCCCCCAAGGACATGCGCGAGCCCTTCGCCCGCCTGTTCACCCAGGGCATGATCCGCATGGGCGGGTCCAAGATGTCCAAGTCGAAGGGCAACCTGGTGGCCCCTTCCAAGTACTTCGAGTCGGTAGGGGCCGACGCCCTGCGCCTGTTCCATTTGTTCGTGGGGCCGCCGGCCGACGACGTCGACTGGTCCGAGCAGTCCGACGAGGTCATTGAGGGCTGCCGGCGGTTCCTCCAGCGGGTGTGGCGCCTGGGGGTGGCCGAGCCGGTGGCCGGGGACAACGACCTCGAACGGGCCACGCACCGGCTGATCGAGAGGGTCTCGGGGGACTACGAGCGGTGGTCCTACAACACGGCGGTGGCCGCGACCATGGAGTTCACCAACCTGCTGACCAAGCGGGGCGGCGGGGACGGCTTAGCGGTCGACACCCTGCTGCTGCTGATGGCCCCCATGGTGCCCCACCTGACCGCCGAGCTGTGGGAGCGCCGCCACCCCGGCGAGCACGTCCACGACCAGCGCTGGCCGGTGGCCGACCCCGAACTGGCCCGGGCCGAGACGGCCACCATGGTCGTGCAGGTCAACGGCAAGGTCCGGGACCGCATCGAGGTCGACGCCGGCGTGGGCGCCAAGGACATGGAGCGCCTGGCCCTGGCCTCGGACAAGGTCACCGCCGCCCTCGAAGGCCGCGCCCCCCGCAAGGTCATCACCGTCCCCCCCAAGCTCGTCAACCTGGTGGTCTAG
- a CDS encoding NfeD family protein has product MDFSSPETWRWIFLVLAVGLTVGEIAVAGSFFLLPFGVGAGAAAVAGFLGAPVGMLWLVFVVVSALASSVLWPLRRRLDSRERSEIGADRWVGRQAFVLRDIPGSVGATGTVRLDREEWRAESLVGVPIRAGSTVLVSRVDGTRLVVLPLDEPPLLPPISQDKE; this is encoded by the coding sequence ATGGACTTCAGTTCGCCCGAGACCTGGCGGTGGATCTTCCTCGTGCTGGCCGTGGGGTTGACGGTCGGGGAGATCGCGGTGGCCGGATCGTTCTTCCTGCTGCCCTTCGGTGTCGGGGCCGGGGCGGCCGCCGTGGCCGGCTTCCTGGGAGCCCCCGTCGGGATGCTGTGGCTCGTCTTCGTGGTCGTGTCGGCGTTGGCTTCGTCGGTGTTGTGGCCCCTGCGCCGCCGCCTCGACAGCCGCGAGCGGTCCGAGATCGGGGCCGACCGCTGGGTGGGCCGCCAGGCCTTCGTGCTGCGGGACATCCCCGGCTCGGTGGGCGCGACCGGCACAGTCCGCCTCGACCGGGAGGAGTGGAGGGCCGAGAGCCTGGTGGGGGTGCCCATCCGGGCGGGCTCCACTGTCCTGGTCAGCCGGGTGGACGGCACCCGCCTGGTCGTGCTCCCTCTCGACGAACCGCCCTTGTTGCCCCCCATTTCGCAGGACAAGGAGTAG
- a CDS encoding ABC transporter permease subunit: MTVARRFARDHRRSFLWWAVGMAAVVAFTAALWPSVRGQQQFEELVRDLPEALRALFGSGEGIAFTSAPGYLHSRLFSTLFPLLVMVFGIGLGARAIGGSEEDGSLELVAAHPVTRARLAAERYLAMVVLVAGLTVAGLAALLVVGPAVGLLDGVGVGRVLVAGVALLGLGLLSSSLAFAAGAAFGRRGVAVAVASTFSVAGYLLQSLIAATDVFDAARFVSPWHWYLDRNLLAQSPTVAALAVPYILAGAVAVVGGWRFLHRDLKIP; encoded by the coding sequence GTGACGGTGGCCCGCCGGTTCGCCCGCGACCACCGCCGCTCGTTCCTGTGGTGGGCCGTGGGCATGGCCGCGGTGGTGGCGTTCACAGCCGCCCTGTGGCCCAGCGTGCGGGGCCAGCAGCAGTTCGAGGAACTGGTGCGCGACCTGCCCGAGGCCCTCAGGGCCCTGTTCGGTAGTGGTGAGGGCATCGCCTTCACGTCCGCCCCGGGCTACCTCCACAGCCGGCTGTTCTCCACCCTGTTCCCCCTACTGGTGATGGTGTTCGGGATCGGCCTCGGTGCCCGGGCCATCGGGGGCTCGGAAGAGGACGGTTCGCTCGAGCTGGTGGCCGCCCACCCCGTCACCCGGGCCCGGCTGGCGGCCGAGCGTTACCTGGCCATGGTCGTGCTGGTGGCCGGCCTGACGGTCGCCGGGCTGGCCGCCCTGCTGGTCGTGGGCCCGGCCGTGGGGCTGCTCGACGGGGTCGGAGTGGGCCGGGTGCTGGTGGCCGGTGTGGCCCTGCTCGGCCTCGGCCTGCTCAGCTCCTCGCTGGCCTTCGCGGCCGGCGCGGCCTTCGGCCGGCGGGGGGTGGCCGTGGCCGTGGCCAGCACGTTCTCGGTGGCCGGTTACCTGCTCCAGAGCCTGATCGCGGCCACCGACGTGTTCGACGCCGCCCGGTTCGTCTCGCCCTGGCACTGGTACCTCGACCGCAACCTGCTGGCCCAGAGCCCGACGGTGGCCGCCCTGGCCGTGCCCTACATCCTGGCCGGGGCCGTGGCCGTCGTGGGCGGTTGGCGGTTCCTCCACCGCGACCTGAAGATCCCGTGA
- a CDS encoding metallophosphoesterase translates to MARPDPPTAEVPPQPNRHRAAWRALRVGLLALAGTVIGLMLGGHSRASIGPFDVTMQARPSTTAETVVRLAPLGTIRFDTHSAPVRVEARVEELRLDEAEAIARDPTVLEDFEETIAGDARDALADLARRSVLAGVIGGLAGTLLGALRWRSLLVGGPVVAAVMGAMLALTASSWRPQAVSEPAYSGLLSVAPQVVGDVGAIVERFGEYRAQLAGLVANVAMLYDVGRELPTFDPGRAATTRVLHVSDVHNNPQAFDLMRTIISQLGVDAVVDTGDLTDWGSEPESRLIDAIGTLGVPYVWVRGNHDSVGTAEAVASQPNAVVLDGGAHEVVGLRMWGFPDPRFTPDKSRETGTDVERQEAAALVPQVTAALEAVLPPPVDLVAVHDARMAAGIGHLTPLVLAGHTHQPRRSSIGDALLMVEGSTGGAGLRSLQGEGPEPLTCTVLYFDPPSRALVAFDRVTVEGLGQSSVRIQRHLVQPQEPLASTTTVP, encoded by the coding sequence GTGGCCCGCCCCGACCCCCCCACCGCCGAGGTCCCGCCCCAGCCGAACCGCCACCGGGCCGCTTGGCGCGCCCTGCGCGTCGGGCTCCTGGCCTTGGCCGGCACGGTGATCGGGCTGATGCTGGGAGGCCACTCGCGGGCCTCGATCGGGCCCTTCGACGTGACGATGCAGGCGCGGCCGTCGACCACCGCCGAGACCGTCGTGCGGCTGGCCCCGCTGGGGACCATCCGGTTCGACACCCACAGCGCCCCGGTACGGGTCGAGGCCCGCGTGGAGGAGTTGCGGCTCGACGAGGCCGAGGCCATCGCCCGCGACCCCACCGTGCTGGAGGACTTCGAAGAGACCATCGCGGGCGACGCCAGGGACGCTCTGGCCGACCTGGCCCGCCGTTCGGTGCTGGCCGGGGTGATCGGCGGGCTGGCTGGCACCCTGCTGGGGGCCCTGCGCTGGCGATCGCTGCTGGTGGGTGGGCCGGTGGTCGCGGCGGTGATGGGAGCGATGCTGGCCCTCACCGCCTCCTCGTGGCGCCCGCAGGCCGTGTCCGAGCCCGCCTACAGCGGGCTGCTGTCGGTCGCACCCCAGGTGGTGGGCGACGTGGGGGCCATCGTGGAGCGCTTCGGCGAGTACCGGGCGCAACTCGCCGGCCTGGTGGCCAACGTGGCCATGCTCTACGACGTGGGCCGGGAGCTGCCTACGTTCGACCCCGGCCGGGCCGCCACCACCCGGGTGCTGCACGTCAGCGACGTCCACAACAACCCCCAGGCCTTCGACCTGATGCGCACCATCATCAGCCAGCTCGGGGTGGACGCCGTGGTCGACACCGGGGACCTGACCGACTGGGGGAGCGAGCCCGAGAGCCGGCTCATCGACGCCATCGGGACCCTCGGTGTCCCCTACGTGTGGGTGCGCGGCAACCACGACTCGGTGGGCACGGCCGAAGCGGTGGCGTCCCAACCCAACGCGGTGGTGCTCGACGGCGGGGCCCACGAGGTGGTCGGGTTGCGCATGTGGGGGTTCCCCGATCCCCGGTTCACCCCCGACAAGTCGAGGGAGACCGGTACCGACGTGGAGCGCCAGGAGGCGGCCGCCCTGGTGCCCCAGGTGACGGCTGCGCTCGAAGCCGTGTTGCCCCCGCCCGTCGACCTGGTGGCGGTCCACGATGCCCGGATGGCGGCCGGCATCGGCCACCTCACGCCCCTCGTGCTGGCCGGGCACACCCACCAGCCCCGCCGTTCGAGCATCGGCGACGCCCTCCTCATGGTGGAGGGGTCGACCGGTGGCGCGGGCCTACGCAGCCTCCAGGGTGAGGGGCCCGAGCCGCTCACCTGCACGGTCCTCTACTTCGACCCCCCGTCGCGAGCCCTGGTGGCCTTCGACCGGGTCACCGTGGAGGGCCTGGGCCAGAGCTCCGTGCGCATCCAACGCCACCTCGTGCAGCCTCAGGAGCCGTTGGCCTCGACCACGACTGTCCCTTGA
- a CDS encoding metalloregulator ArsR/SmtB family transcription factor, translating to MDTTNDGSLVPAAELLRALAHEHRLAIVLELREGPRCVHELVEALGVTQPLVSQHLRVLRSLDLVTGQRRGREIAYSLGDEHVAHIVHDAVVHATERGRRRATPTKGER from the coding sequence GTGGACACGACCAACGACGGCTCGCTCGTGCCGGCGGCCGAGTTGCTGCGGGCACTGGCCCACGAGCACCGGCTGGCCATCGTGCTCGAGCTGAGGGAGGGGCCCCGGTGCGTCCACGAACTGGTGGAGGCCCTGGGCGTGACCCAGCCCCTGGTCTCCCAGCACCTGCGGGTGCTGCGATCCCTTGACCTGGTCACCGGCCAGCGCCGGGGCCGGGAGATCGCCTACTCGCTGGGCGACGAGCACGTCGCCCACATCGTGCACGACGCCGTGGTGCACGCCACCGAGCGCGGCCGCCGTCGGGCCACGCCCACGAAAGGAGAACGATGA
- a CDS encoding ABC transporter ATP-binding protein, with amino-acid sequence MDGPAVETRELTKHFGAVRALEDVDLSVQPGEVFGFLGPNGAGKTTAIRLMLDFLRPTRGSVSVLGGHGGDPAVRARMGYLPADVHLDARYRADELFAFLGALRGTPAPSLLPTLLERFGLDPTRPIGELSTGNKRKVGIVQAFMHRPELVVLDEPTSGLDPILQYEFLELVREQVAEGATVFLSSHYLPEVERVADRVGILRQGRLVALSSIAELRARARQRIDLFVSGPADLAAFEGAAGVVEAHAPSGPGGGLVRLVVEGPVDAALKAAAGSLTVERIVTHEADLEEVFLDYYRQDDR; translated from the coding sequence ATGGACGGGCCCGCGGTCGAGACCAGGGAGTTGACCAAGCACTTCGGGGCCGTCCGGGCCCTGGAGGACGTGGACCTCTCGGTGCAGCCCGGCGAGGTGTTCGGGTTCCTGGGCCCCAACGGGGCCGGCAAGACGACCGCCATCCGCCTCATGCTCGACTTCCTGCGCCCCACCCGGGGGTCGGTCAGCGTGCTCGGCGGCCACGGTGGCGACCCGGCCGTGCGCGCCCGCATGGGCTACCTGCCCGCCGATGTCCATCTCGACGCCCGCTACCGGGCCGACGAGCTGTTCGCCTTCCTGGGAGCCCTGCGGGGGACGCCCGCCCCTTCCCTGCTCCCCACCCTGCTCGAACGGTTCGGGCTCGACCCGACCCGGCCCATCGGCGAACTGAGCACCGGCAACAAGCGCAAGGTGGGCATCGTCCAGGCCTTCATGCACCGCCCCGAGCTGGTCGTGCTCGACGAGCCGACCTCGGGCCTCGACCCCATCTTGCAGTACGAGTTCCTCGAGCTCGTGCGTGAACAGGTGGCGGAGGGAGCCACTGTGTTCCTGTCGTCGCACTACCTGCCCGAGGTGGAGCGGGTGGCCGACCGGGTGGGGATCCTGCGCCAGGGCCGGCTGGTGGCTCTTTCCAGCATCGCCGAGCTGCGGGCCCGGGCCCGCCAGCGCATCGACCTGTTCGTCTCCGGCCCGGCCGACCTGGCCGCCTTCGAGGGCGCGGCCGGGGTGGTCGAGGCCCACGCCCCGTCGGGCCCGGGCGGCGGACTTGTGCGCCTGGTCGTCGAGGGCCCGGTGGACGCCGCCCTCAAAGCGGCCGCCGGCTCTCTGACCGTGGAGCGCATCGTCACCCACGAGGCCGATCTCGAGGAGGTCTTCTTGGACTACTACCGCCAGGACGACCGGTGA
- a CDS encoding prolyl oligopeptidase family serine peptidase, with translation MADKKKPSPTGDANVPVWEQRFRAPTAGFPHWGRDAPERMALASNEGGAWQVYAWDRATGLRRQVTDDPIGVPGGAVTPDGRLVVWFHDATGDEIGQWVAEPFEGPAAGDSHDRDAAAGGGGGRSEPGHVPLVDGVPDAWSTGLSIGDRCIALGTAADDGYAVWVATGPGAAARRLHHHPELVEVAGLSRDGRLLALQHAEHGDNIHLAVRVVDPQSGEVAGELWDGEGLGLSVAGWARTPGDQRLALVHEREGKDRPAIWDVASGRREDLAVDLPGDVSVADWFGDGASLLLLHEHEGRDQLYKLHLPTGALFPLEHPTGTVSAAAVRPNGEVWLRVSSGARPARTLGARDLREVVPAPGAPAPEGRPFQSWWFTGPAGPVHGFYVRPPGDGPHPVVMLVHGGPTWAYSDSFMADVQAWVDHGFAVGMVNYRGSTGYGVAFRDALIGNPGFPEVEDVVAGLDDLVARGVADPGRAVLAGGSWGGYVTLLGAGLAPDRWAAAVAAVPVADYVAAYRDEAPSLQSFDRSLFGGSPDEVGGLYRERSPLSYVDRVKAPVLVLAGDNDSRCPIQQVLNYTDALAARGGEVEIYRFDAGHGSMVVDERVRQMAAELAFVLSRVSTSTST, from the coding sequence ATGGCCGACAAGAAGAAGCCCTCCCCGACCGGCGATGCGAACGTCCCGGTTTGGGAGCAGCGGTTCCGCGCTCCGACCGCCGGGTTCCCCCACTGGGGCCGCGACGCCCCCGAGCGGATGGCCCTGGCCTCGAACGAGGGCGGGGCCTGGCAGGTCTACGCCTGGGACCGCGCCACCGGCCTTCGCCGCCAGGTGACCGACGACCCCATCGGGGTGCCGGGAGGGGCCGTGACCCCGGACGGCCGCCTGGTGGTGTGGTTCCACGACGCCACCGGTGACGAGATCGGCCAGTGGGTGGCCGAGCCCTTCGAGGGGCCCGCAGCCGGGGACAGCCACGACCGAGACGCGGCCGCCGGCGGGGGCGGGGGCCGGAGCGAGCCCGGTCACGTCCCCCTGGTGGACGGGGTGCCCGATGCGTGGAGCACGGGCCTGTCGATCGGGGACCGGTGCATCGCCCTGGGCACGGCGGCCGACGACGGTTACGCCGTGTGGGTGGCCACCGGCCCGGGGGCCGCGGCCCGGCGCCTGCACCACCACCCCGAGTTGGTCGAGGTGGCCGGATTGTCCCGTGACGGGCGCCTGCTGGCCCTCCAGCACGCCGAGCACGGCGACAACATCCACCTGGCGGTGCGGGTCGTCGACCCCCAGTCCGGTGAGGTGGCCGGCGAGCTGTGGGACGGCGAGGGCCTCGGACTGTCGGTTGCGGGCTGGGCCCGGACGCCGGGGGACCAGCGGCTGGCGTTGGTCCACGAGCGGGAGGGCAAGGACCGCCCCGCCATCTGGGACGTGGCGTCAGGCCGGCGCGAGGACCTGGCCGTCGACCTCCCCGGGGACGTGAGCGTGGCCGACTGGTTCGGTGACGGCGCCTCCCTGCTCCTGCTGCACGAACACGAAGGCCGCGACCAGCTCTACAAGCTCCACCTGCCGACGGGCGCGCTGTTCCCCCTGGAGCACCCCACCGGCACCGTGTCGGCGGCCGCCGTCCGCCCCAACGGGGAGGTCTGGCTGCGGGTGTCCAGCGGCGCCCGGCCGGCGCGTACCCTGGGCGCCCGGGACCTGCGCGAGGTCGTCCCGGCCCCTGGGGCCCCAGCCCCCGAGGGCCGGCCGTTCCAGTCCTGGTGGTTCACCGGGCCGGCGGGACCGGTGCACGGGTTCTACGTGCGCCCGCCGGGGGACGGGCCCCACCCGGTGGTCATGCTCGTCCACGGCGGGCCCACGTGGGCCTACAGCGACAGCTTCATGGCCGACGTCCAGGCGTGGGTCGACCATGGCTTCGCCGTCGGGATGGTCAACTACCGGGGTTCGACGGGCTACGGCGTGGCGTTCCGGGACGCGTTGATCGGCAACCCCGGGTTCCCGGAGGTGGAGGACGTGGTGGCCGGGCTCGACGACCTCGTGGCCCGGGGAGTGGCAGACCCGGGCCGGGCCGTCCTGGCCGGAGGCTCATGGGGCGGCTACGTCACCCTGCTGGGCGCCGGCCTGGCCCCCGACCGCTGGGCCGCGGCGGTGGCCGCCGTGCCCGTGGCCGACTACGTGGCGGCCTATCGCGACGAGGCCCCTAGCCTCCAGTCGTTCGACCGGTCGCTGTTCGGCGGGAGCCCCGACGAGGTCGGCGGTCTCTACCGGGAGCGGTCCCCGCTGAGCTACGTGGACCGGGTGAAGGCCCCCGTCCTGGTACTGGCCGGGGACAACGACAGCCGCTGCCCGATCCAACAGGTCCTGAACTACACGGACGCCCTGGCCGCCCGCGGAGGCGAGGTTGAGATCTACCGCTTCGACGCCGGGCACGGTTCGATGGTGGTCGACGAGAGGGTGCGCCAGATGGCCGCAGAACTGGCTTTCGTGCTCTCCCGAGTCTCGACCTCGACCTCGACTTGA